One Cryptococcus neoformans var. grubii H99 chromosome 3, complete sequence genomic region harbors:
- a CDS encoding DNA polymerase delta subunit 3 has protein sequence MITPEQQKQVTRKLTHWIENESKIVTYRTVSREIGCHVNVAKNILLRHFEANPSLAATYLLTGPLLSTSVLTQTILQSSITSKDEKSLRNLGDGMVKIVDMDQNSDAGDSDVEGLESQSQGQSKAQRAGLMGTDDEDERMEGVGNDRGAQVGEGGIGGGKRLGGLGFGKERIKRWGVVLATAEVLEEKRALFDESGLNIHIYALSPAPVRDPAQFLIAGLELHDNANMYNSSIYGSITGHAFKPSAKPNPLAPAKPPVKGATAPSIFARGPKEEMVTEEIKKEVKKQGSTKHVKDEPVKPLPSTSATAATAKNKAQSLNKSSSKKRVINSDTEEDEPGPAKAKASTSTSKGGSSKTALEPTSSMVAREDKAALEAMAGMDVDFSDDEEPLAARSKVKEDARPLRKSATGRKVRRVKKTKREKDDKGYFVSKDYWTDESYSGESEPEQVEPQPKAQPASKRGSSKPPIKARESASSVGSGSGVGAGGGVKKPAGKSAAGQSTLMGFFKKK, from the exons ATGATAACCCCAGAACAGCAAAAACAGGTAACGCGTAAGCTTACGCATTGGATAGAAAACGAAAGCAAGATC GTGACTTATCGGACGGTGTCGAGAGAGATAGGATGTCATGTCAACGTAGCTAAAAA CATCCTGCTGAGACACTTTGAAGCCAACCCCTCGCTTGCGGCTACATACCTCCTGACCGggcctcttctctccacaTCTGTTTTGACACAAACTATCTTACAAAGCAGCATTACTTCTAAAGATGAGAAAAGTTTGCGCAACttgggagatgggatggtGAAGATTGTGGATATGGACCAGAATTCCGATGCGGGGGATTCAGACGTTGAGGGTTTAGAGTCTCAGTCTCAGGGACAATCAAAAGCTCAGCGAGCAGGGTTGATGGGTAcggacgatgaagatgagagaatgGAGGGAGTAGGTAACGATAGAGGTGCACAAGTAGGGGAGGGGGGAATCGGTGGTGGCAAGAGGTTGGGTGGACTTGGGtttgggaaggagaggatcAAGAGGTGGGGAGTCGTACTGGCAACTGCCGAGGTGCTTGAAG AGAAAAGGGCACTTTTTGATGAAAGCGGGCTGAATATCCATATTTATGCCCTTTCACCCGCCCCAGTCAGA GATCCGGCACAGTTCCTTATTGCCGGTCTTGAACTACATGATAATGCGAATATGTACAACTCATCCATCTACGGTTCAATTACTGGGCACGCATTCAAACCGTCCGCCAAACCAAATCCCTTGGCTCCTGCCAAACCTCCTGTCAAAGGAGCCACGGCTCCATCTATTTTCGCTCGAGGTCcgaaggaagaaatggtCACGGAAGAGATCAAGAAAGAAGTTAAGAAGCAAGGCTCAACCAAGCATGTCAAAGATGAGCCGGTAAAG CCTCTCCCGTCTACGTCTGCCACTGCTGCTACTGCAAAAAACAAGGCCCAATCACTCAATAAATCCAGTAGCAAGAAGCGTGTCATCAATTCTGATactgaggaagacgagcCCGGGCCTGCTAAAGCCAAGGCATCAACGTCAACATCGAAGGGCGGAAGCAGCAAGACAGCGCTCGAACCGACCTCTTCAATGGTGGCCAGGGAGGATAAGGCAGCGCTCGAAGCAATGGCTGGTATGGACGTCGACTTctcagatgatgaggaacCTTTGGCCGCGAGATCAAAGGTAAAGGAGGACGCGAGGCCGTTGAGAAAGAGTGCGACTGGGAGAAAAGTCCGAAGGGTTAAAAAGACGAAACGAGAAAAGGATGACAAGGGATATTTTG TATCAAAAGACTACTGGACCGACGAGTCATACTCTGGTGAATCCGAACCAGAACAAGTTGAGCCTCAACCGAAAGCCCAACCGGCGAGCAAAAGGGGGAGTAGTAAGCCGCCTATCAAGGCTCGAGAATCAGCGTCGAGCGtggggagtgggagtggagTGGGTGCAGGTGGTGGTGTGAAAAAGCCGGCTGGTAAATCGGCCGCGGGGCAGAGTACGCTTATGGGTTTCTTCAAGAAGAAATAA
- a CDS encoding enolase yields MSVVTKVHARQIFDSRGNPTVEVDLHTEKGLFRAEVPSGASTGAHEAVELRDKGSDYMGKGVLKAVENVNKVIAPALIDSKLPVTSQKEIDDLLIKLDGTENKGKLGANAILGVSMAVSEAAAADKGVPLYVYLAQLAGVSEPYVLPVPAFNVINGGSHAGNALAFQEFMLLPTGASSFTEAMKMGSETYHTLKKVITKKYGIDAANVGDEGGFAPNVSGAEESLELLTEAIKQAGYTGKVQIGLDVASSEFFKDGKYDLDFKNPNSDSSKWLSGKELADLYHGYCEKYDICSIEDPFHEDDFDAWAAYNQTAKIQIVGDDLLVTNPRRIKMAIEKKACNALLLKINQIGTISESIQAVQLAQSNGWGIMTSHRSGETESTYIADLAVALRTGEIKTGAPCRSERMAKYNQLLRIEEQLEGKSIFAGGKGLSKGTTAPELHSSK; encoded by the exons ATGTCCGTCGTCACCAAGGTCCACGCTCGTCAG ATCTTCGACTCTCGAG GCAACCCCACTGTTGAGGTTGACCTTCACACCGAGAAGGGTCTCTTCCGTGCTGAGGTCCCCTCTGGTGCCTCTACCGGTGCCCACGAGGCTGTAGAGTTGAGGGACAAGGGTTCCGACTACATGGGCAAGG GTGTCCTCAAGGCCGTTGAGAACGTTAACAAGGTCATTGCCCCCGCCCTCATCGACTCTAAGCTTCCCGTCACCTCccagaaggagattgacGACCTCCTCATTAAGCTCGACGGTACTGAGAACAAGGGCAAGCTCGGTGCTAACGCTATCCTCGGTGTCTCCATGGCCGTTTCCGaggctgctgccgctgacAAG GGCGTCCCTCTCTACGTCTACCTCGCTCAGCTCGCCGGTGTGTCTGAGCCTTACGTCCTTCCCGTTCCTGCTTTCAACGTCATCAACGGTGGTTCCCACGCTGGTAACGCACTTGCCTTCCAGGAGTTCATGCTTCTTCCCACTGGTGCTTCCAGCTTCACTGAGGCTATGAAGATGGGTTCCGAGACCTACCAcaccttgaagaaggtcatTACCAAGAAGTACGGTATTGACGCCGCCAACGTCGGTGACGAAGGTGGTTTTGCCCCCAATGTCTCTGGTGCTGAGGAGTCTCTCGAACTCCTTACCGAGGCTATCAAGCAGGCCGGTTACACTGGCAAGGTCCAGATCGGTCTTGACGTTGCTTCCTCTGAGTTCTTTAAGGACGGCAAGTACGACCTTGACTTTAAG AACCCCAACTCTGACTCCTCCAAGTGGCTCTCCGGTAAGGAACTCGCCGATCTCTACCACGGCTACTGCGAGAAGTACGACATCTGCTCCATCGAGGACCCCTTCCACGAGGACGACTTTGACGCCTGGGCTGCTTATAACCAGACTGCCAAGATTCAGATTGTCGGTGACGACCTTTTGGTCACCAACCCTCGACGAATCAAGATGGCTATCGAAAAGAAGGCCTGTAATGCCCTCTTGCTCAAGATCAACCAGATCGGTACCATTTCTGAGTCCATCCAGGC CGTTCAGCTCGCTCAGTCTAACGGCTGGGGTATCATGACCTCTCACCGATCCGGTGAGACCGAGTCTACCTACATTGCCGACCTTGCCGTTGCCCTCAGGACTGGTGAAATCAAGACTGGTGCACCTTGCCGATCCGAGCGAATGGCCA AGTACAACCAGCTTCTTCGTATTGAGGAGCAGCTCGAGGGTAAGAGCATCTTTGCTGGCGGCAAGGGTCTCTCCAAGGGTACCACTGCTCCCGAGCTCCACTCTTCCAAGTAA
- a CDS encoding compass component swd2 gives MDTPGAGPSRQSSTTPAANNKLDPNVKPGTVLLTSDLLSSFQPAKRFKDAVLEPTSTPSGPKTHSVTTLTFDDTGDRLISAGDDNQFILWDARKGKKIKSFYSKKYGIDHVRSTHKTGTILHASTQGGDHAVRYHSTHDNAYLAYFKGHTARVRSIDMSPADDSFVTAGDDGTVRLWDLRANACKGLVNDVGGSAIAAMDNTGVVFAVACSDTQTIMMYATKTADVHPFIHQGLIDIALEDISTPPPKPIFTSLHFSNNGQYLLVGTSSDVHYVLDAIYLTPLRRLVGHSGLERDAQGNKGVEPRRGISGEELCWTADSSWVISGSANGEVIAWDLRPEPGQSQLTRSDVAGGNWHTANPPDWTTLRIPDLKPKVVLHGDGAGSGPTRAVKFNPRYNLMAVGGYDLTLWMPIKDEEARLAAEGW, from the exons ATGGATACTCCAGGCGCCGGCCCTTCTCGTCAATCCAGCACTACCCCCGCTGCAAACAACAAACTTGACCCCAACGTGAAGCCTGGCACTGTATTACTCACTTCCGATCTTCTC TCCTCTTTCCAACCAGCAAAACGTTTCAAAGATGCCGTCTTGGAACCTACATCAACACCGTCCGGACCCAAGACGCATAGTGTCACAACTCTTACATTCGATGATACAGGAGACAGATTAATCAGTGCGGGGGATGATAATCAGTTTATCCTATGGGATGCGAGAAAGGGCAA GAAAATCAAGTCATTCTATTCTAAAAAGTACGGTATTGATCATGTCCGATCGACTCATAAAACGGGCACTATCCTTCACGCTTCTACACAGGGAGGAGACCATGCAGTGCGATACCACTCGACACATGATAATGCGTATCTTGCGTACTTTAAAGGCCATACTGCGCGCGTACGGTCGATCGATATGTCACCTGCGGATGACTCATTCGTGACTGCTGGAGACGATGGAACTGTCCGGCTATGGGATCTGAGGGCGAATGCGTGTAAAGGGTTGGTGAATGATGTTGGAGGCTCGGCGATAGCTGCCATGGATAATACGGGAGTTGTGTTTGCTGTGGCATGTTCGGATACACAGACAATCATGATGTACGCTACGAAGACTGCAGATGTG CACCCTTTCATCCACCAAGGTCTTATCGATATTGCTCTGGAAGATATATCGACGCCTCCTCCCAAACCCATCTTCACCTCATTGCACTTTTCGAACAACGGCCAGTATCTCCTCGTCGGCACATCTTCCGACGTACATTACGTTCTCGATGCAATCTACCTTACACCTCTCCGACGCCTTGTCGGTCACTCAGGCTTGGAACGCGATGCCCAAGGTAATAAGGGTGTCGAGCCCCGACGAGGGATCAGCGGTGAAGAGCTTTGTTGGACGGCCGACTCCAGTTGGGTGATATCCGGGTCTGCGAACGGGGAAGTGATCGCGTGGGATCTTCGCCCTGAACCGGGGCAGAGCCAGTTGACGCGGTCGGATGTAGCTGGCGGGAACTGGCATACGGCGAATCCGCCTGATTGGACGACATTGAGGATACCAGATTTGAAGCCAAAGGTAGTACTGCATGGGGATGGGGCAGGGTCCGGGCCGACCAGGGCGGTCAAGTTTAACCCAAGATACAATTTGATGGCGGTTGGTGGATATGACTTG ACATTGTGGATGCCCATaaaggacgaagaggcgAGGTTGGCCGCCGAAGGGTGGTAG
- a CDS encoding hydrolase, translated as MASLASCIFCKIIKGEIPSMKLLETESVFAFMDVGPIAKGHCLVIPKHHTATFTELPDEAMVDILPTCKKLAAATGAENYNILQNNGRPAHQVVDHVHFHVIPKPAEAGDKEGLVIGWPTQKDLSKDEISKIFEQMKSRL; from the exons ATGGCTTCTCTCGCTTCCTGTATTTTCTGCAAGATCATCAAGG GTGAAATCCCTTC GATGAAGCTTCTCGAAACTGAGTCTGTTTTTGCATTTATGGACGTTGGACCCATCGCCAAGGGTCACTGTCTCGTCATTCCCAAGC ACCATACGGCGACTTTTACAGAGCTTCCTGATGAAGCTATGGTTGATATCTTGCCTACCTGCAAGAAGCTCGCTGCTGCCACT GGAGCTGAGAACTACAACATCCTTCAG AACAACGGCCGACCTGCACACCAAGTCGTCGACCACGTCCATTTCCACGTTATCCCCAAGCCTGCTGAGGCTGGCGACAAGGAAGGTTTGGTCATTGGCTGGCCCA CTCAAAAGGAT CTTTCAAAAGATGAGATCTCCAAGATTTTTGAGCAGATGAAGAGCAGGCTCTAA
- a CDS encoding hydroxymethylglutaryl-CoA lyase, with protein sequence MPYYAQRPALRNGLRSAASLLPLNTTAKAPFNSLRVSFYPSALMPYSSQKNHPSFVSRPFIFSHRLSPDCSTHIGDGGDSVGMSRLPSPLFAPIPLRNLRNKGFKNLLPRKRLFSSTATTASLLPPSPVASDAEMMSDSSESEAVRQGKRISKELMTTSSADRGRYLRIVDVSPRDGLQNLKGKPVPTEVKKELVERLLEAGVRNIEVGSFVRGDWVPQMADTPHLLPLLPPFTGKTLSPPSPVSRSESPFSGRPSSPSIGPLTSEHLPPHAEDVHYPVLVPNMRGLDNLIKLQEDWCTKGLPALTDEIAVFVSATEAFSQANNHAPISKVLGSLPSVINKAKSHGFRVRGYVSCVITCPYSGPTDPNQAVDVAEKLLQMGCYEVSMGDTTGEGDPDSWKILWDRMKEKGLDMDKIAAHCHDTFSLALSSILSLVPYGLKTIDSSLAGLGGCPYSPGATGNVPTEDVVYALHKMGYETGIDLDRLVESGNWLANKLGVRNESRVGRAIWARRQRREEIEGKGAETEDGM encoded by the exons ATGCCTTACTACGCTCAACGACCAGCACTCCGTAACGGCCTGAGATCTGCCGCATCGCTGTTGCCTTTGAATACAACAGCAAAAGCACCCTTCAATAGCCTTCGAGTTAGCTTTTACCCTTCGGCCCTAATGCCTTATTCATCCCAAAAGAATCATCCATCCTTTGTCTCCCGACCTTTCATCTTTTCACATCGCCTCTCGCCCGACTGCTCGACACATATCGGTGATGGCGGAGATAGTGTTGGGATGTCTCGCCTACCCTCTCCTCTATTTGCCCCCATACCCCTTCGAAATCTCCGAAACAAGGGTTTCAAgaaccttcttcctcgcaaAAGGCTCTTTAGCAGTACCGCGACTACAGCATCTCTCTTACCTCCCTCACCTGTGGCCTCTGACGCTGAGATGATGTCGGATTCTTCGGAATCCGAAGCTGTTCGTCAAGGCAAACGGATTTCGAAAGAGTTGATGACAACTTCATCAGCTGACAGGGGGAGATACCTAAGGATAGTGGACGTAAGTCCGAGAGATGGGTTGCAGAATTTAAAAGGCAAACCGGTACCGACAGAGGTAAAGAAGGAGCTTGTGGAGCGCTTGTTGGAGGCAGGAGTGAGAAATATTGAGGTAGGGAGTTTTGTTAGGGGTGACTGGGTACCGCAG ATGGCTGATACTCCTCACCTGTTgccacttcttccaccgTTCACAGGCAAAACATTATCCCCACCCTCTCCTGTTTCCCGGTCAGAGTCGCCCTTCTCTGGTCGACCTTCGTCTCCTTCGATTGGGCCGTTGACCAGCGAACATTTACCACCCCATGCCGAAGACGTCCATTACCCAGTTTTAGTACCTAATATGAGGGGGCTTGACAACCTCATCAAGCTGCAAGAAGATTGGTGCACCAAAGGTTTACCTGCATTGACAGATGAAATCGCAGTCTTTGTATCAGCTACCGAG GCTTTTTCGCAAGCCAACAACCATGCACCAATCTCAAAAGTCCTTGGCTCCCTTCCATCGGTGATTAATAAGGCCAAATCCCACGGATTTAGGGTAAGAGGGTACGTATCTTGCGTGATCACGTGCCCGTACTCTGGACCTACAGACCCCAACCAAGCGGTGGATGTAGCTGAGAAGCTGTTGCAAATGGGATGCTATGAGGTTAGTATGGGGGATACGACTGGTGAAGGGGATCCGGATAGTTGGAAGATTCTGTGGGATcgaatgaaggagaaagggtTAGATATGGACAAGATTGCT GCGCAT TGCCATGACACATTTTCACTCGCCCTTTCTTCCATACTATCCCTCGTCCCATATGGCCTCAAGACAATCGATTCCTCACTAGCAGGTCTAGGTGGATGTCCTTATTCTCCAGGAGCGACAGGCAACGTTCCGACAGAGGATGTAGTCTACGCGCTGCACAAGATGGGATACGAGACTGGTATAGATCTGGACAGGCTTGTTGAAAGTGGGAATTGGTTAGCAAACAAGTTGGGAGTGAGGAATGAAAGCCGAGTAGGGAGAGCAATCTGGGCGAGACGTcagaggagggaggagattgagggGAAGGGAGCTGAGACGGAAGATGGGATGTGA
- a CDS encoding CTP synthase — protein sequence MVKYILVCGGVISGIGKGVIASSTGLILKTAGLKVTSIKIDPYMNIDAGTMAPTEHGEVYVLNDGGETDLDLGNYERYLDVSLNKDNNVTTGKVYQHVIDRERRGDYLGKTVQIVPHLTNAIQDWVERVSKVPVDETGEEPDVCIIELGGTVGDIESMPFIEAMRQFQFRVGHENFALVYVSLIPVVGGEQKTKPTQAGVRDLRGLGLLPDFIACRCTEKLLTATMEKVSMFCHVSPRQVLGVHNVSSTYHVPLLLQEQGMLKFLWERLNLSSINMRPELKARGEKIMEKWQVLTTGLERCFETVEIVLVGKYITLEDSYMSVVKSLEHAAMRCGRKLILHWVDSSDLELTMQTENPIKFHNAWQAVCSARGIIVPGGFGLRGTEGMIAAAKWAREQNIPYLGICLGFQVAVIEWARHVCGLEKANSAELVPDSPHPVICFMPEISKTHMGGTMRLGLRPTIFEPNTEKSKLRRLYGNRNIAWERHRHRYEVEPKYVEQLEAPGGMRFIGRDERGERMQMLELDNHPYFVGLQAHPEFCSRPLNPSPPFVGLVAAACGLDVLEEQLANNEKNYVDPHPESDKVIPESEAATQAGKGKSQSVEGVRVKHEDVVDALGKKLDEVAEI from the exons ATGGTCAAATACATTCTTGTTTGTGGTGGTGTCATCTC GGGTATTGGCAAGGGTGTCATTG CCTCTAGTACCGGCTTGATCCTCAAGACGGCTGGCTTAAAGGTCACTTCTATCAAGATTGACCCTTATATGAACATTGATGCCGGTACTATGGCTCCTACCGAACATGGCGAAGTCTACGTCCTCAACGATGGCGGTGAGACCGATCTTGATCTCGGTAACTATGAGCGATATCTCGACGTTTCCCTTAATAAGGACAACAATGTGACTACCGGAAAGGTGTACCAGCACGTCATTGACCGTGAG CGACGGGGAGATTACCTCGGAAAAACTGTTCAGATTGTTCCTCATTTGACCAACGCCATCCAGGACTGGGTTGAGCGAGTTTCTAAGGTCCCTGTGGACGAGACTGGAGAGGAGCCTGACGTTTGTATCATCGAG CTCGGTGGTACCGTTGGTGATATTGAATCTATGCCTTTCATCGAGGCCATGCGTCAATTCCAATTCCGAGTCGGCCATGAAAACTTTGCTCTTGTCTACGTCTCTCTCATCCCCGTCGTCGGCGGCGAGCAAAAGACAAAGCCTACCCAGGCCGGTGTCAGAGACCTTCGAGGTTTAGGACTTCTCCCCGATTTCATTGCCTGTCGATGCACAGAGAAGCTTCTTACCGCCACTATGGAAAAAGTCTCCATGTTCTGCCATGTCTCCCCCCGTCAAGTCCTTGGTGTCCACAATGTTTCTTCCACTTACCATGTTCCGCTGCTCCTTCAGGAACAGGGTATGCTCAAGTTCCTTTGGGAGAGGCTCAATTTGTCTTCCATCAACATGAGGCCTGAGTTGAAGGCCAGGGGTGAAAAGATAATGGAGAAATGGCAGGTGTTGACTACTGG tTTGGAGAGATGTTTCGAGACTGTGGAGATTGTTTTGGTCGGCAAATACATTACTTTGGAAGACTCGTACATGAGCGTTGTCAAGTCCCTTGAGCACGCCGCTATGCGATGTGGTCGAAAGCTTATCCTCCAC TGGGTTGACTCTTCCGACCTGGAGCTTACTATGCAGACTGAGAACCCCATCAAATTCCATAACGCCTGGCAAGCCGTTTGCTCCGCCAG GGGTATTATTGTCCCCGGTGGTTTCGGTCTTCGAGGTACCGAGGGCATGATTGCCGCTGCCAAGTGGGCGCGTGAGCAAAACATCCCATACCTCGGTATCTGTCTCGGTTTCCAAGTCGCCGTCATCGAATGGGCCCGACACGTTTGCGGTCTCGAGAAGGCCAACTCTGCCGAGCTCGTTCCCGACTCTCCTCACCCTGTCATCTGTTTCATGCCCGAAATATCCAAGACCCACATGGGCGGTACCATGCGTCTTGGTCTCAGACCGACCATCTTTGAGCCCAACAcggagaagagcaagctTAGGAGGTTATATGGGAACAGGAACATTGCTTGGGAGAGGCATAGGCATAGGTACGAGGTTGAACCAAAGTATGTCGAGCAGCTCGAGGCCCCTGGGGGTATGAGGTTTATTGGTAGggatgagagaggagaaCGAATGCAAATGCTCGAGTTGGAta ATCACCCTTACTTTGTCGGTCTCCAAGCGCACCCTGAGTTCTGCTCTCGACCACTCaacccttcccctcctttCGTCGGTCTCGTCGCCGCCGCTTGTGGCCTTGACGTTCTCGAAGAGCAACTCGCCAACAACGAGAAGAACTATGTGGATCCTCATCCTGAGAGCGATAAGGTCATCCCTGAGTCAGAGGCGGCTACCCAGGCCGGTAAAGGGAAGAGCCAGTCTGTGGAAGGTGTTAGAGTGAAACACGAGGATGTAGTGGATGCTTTGGGTAAGAAGTTGGATGAGGTTGCGGAGATCTAG
- a CDS encoding ER-derived vesicles protein ERV14: MGGEGWLFLFAVLMAAVLLFTMVFFIIMFSDLECDYINPIDLCNKLNQFVLPEMIAHAFLTLCFLLSGQWLAFLLNAPLVAYNVNKIMSKNHMYDATEIFRTLSGHKKESFIKLGFYLISFFYYLYRMILALISESD, encoded by the exons ATGGGTGGTGAAG GCTggcttttcctcttcgcGGTCCTTATGGCCGCTGTGCTCTTGTTCACCATGGTGTTCTTT ATCATCATGTTCTCCGACCTTGAGTGCG ACTACATTAACCCTATCGATCTTTGCAACAAGCTCAACCAA TTCGTCCTTCCTGAAATGATTGCCCACGCTTTCCTTACTCTCtgtttccttctttctggACAATGGCTCgctttcctcctcaacgCTCCTTTAGTCGCATACAACGTCAACAA GATTATGAGCAAGAACCACATGTACGACGCTACAGAAATCTTCAGAACTCTTTCTGGTCACAAAAAGGAGAGCTTCATCAAGCTTGGTTTCTacctcatttccttcttctatTATCTCTACCG CATGATCCTTGCTTTGATCTCCGAAAGCGACTAA
- a CDS encoding nucleolar protein 16 — protein MANPRQRNKAKSSRTQKPSLNAKRRMHQKLRKAPPLKGPEVLQERWDKKKTVFQNYAALGLLPSIPVPKGPSTSRSQRVKLPEVPAEAEVGNVKVGFGQIIRDEEGNVIDIIIDEDEEKQEEEQIEVDEEKEREPVEAKTEVVKRLEELAASAAPVRRHSSMSERTWLQQLVDKYGDDTERMARDPKLNVWQKTDGEIKRMIKKAGGVQMLRK, from the exons ATGGCCAACCCAAGACAGAGAAACAAGGCAAAGTCATCCAGGACACAAAAGCCCAGTTTGAAcgcaaaaagaaggatgcaCCAGAAGCTCAGGAAGGCGCCTCCTCTCAAGGGTCCCGAGGTGTTGCAAGAAAGATGggataagaagaagaccgtCTTCCAAAA TTACGCCGCTCTCGGCCTTCTCCCATCTATCCCCGTCCCTAAGGGCCCTTCCACTTCTCGATCTCAACGTGTTAAGCTCCCCGAAGTACCAGCCGAGGCTGAAGTCGGGAATGTCAAGGTTGGGTTTGGCCAAATTATtagggatgaagaaggaaatgtgattgatatcatcattgatgaagatgaggagaagcaggaggaggaacaaaTAGAAGtcgatgaggaaaaggagcgGGAGCCTGTTGAAGCGAAGACCGAGGTCGTCAAGA GACTTGAGGAGCTTGCCGCCAGCGCTGCCCCTGTAAGGAGACACTCCTCCATGTCTGAACGAACATGGCTTCAGCAGCTCGTTGACAAGTACGGAGACGACACTGAGAGGATGGCGAGGGATCCCAAGTTGAACGTTTGGCAAAAGACCGATGGCGAGATTAAGCGGATGATAAAAAAGGCGGGTGGTGTGCAGATGTTGAGAAAGTAA